From the genome of Mycoplasma putrefaciens KS1, one region includes:
- the typA gene encoding translational GTPase TypA, with protein MNNQKIINIAVIAHVDAGKSTLVDALLKQGGVFRENQEVVAQVMDSNDQERERGITIYSKNCSINYKDIKINIVDTPGHADFSSEVERIMKTVDTVILLVDSSEGPMPQTRFVLQKALEIGLKPILFINKIDKKDQRADEVVEEVLELFLELNATDEQLNFTTLYGIAREGIAQYSLDKKSTNLNPLFETIEKQIKSYPLALANNNLVMQVSTLAYDSFIGRLGIGRIFEGIIKENQTVSVVKNNGSIKQAKITKLMVYQGLNKVAVKQATAGDIITFAGIEDISIGDTINELNIIKPLKPILIEEPTMSMNFLVNTSPFAGKVGKFVTSRNIKERLERETQVNVGLKVEPLTNSNIEGFRVLGRGELHISVLIEAMRREGFELAVSKPEVLFQKDPITDQILEPIEKVILNVPSEYSGTVINKLNLRKGVMLDMDSDGVRDKITYSVPLRGLIGFRSEFTNDTHGEGIMIKSFLEYQPYKGEITRRQNGVLVSMANGKSLAYALNNLEDRGILFIGPQTDVYEGMIIGQHSRDNDLDVNPTISKKLTNTRSSGTDEAIKLTPFKKMSLEEALEYIQADELVEVTPTDIRLRKRWLTQVERKQHRNDKY; from the coding sequence ACTGTTCAATTAATTATAAGGATATAAAAATTAATATTGTTGATACTCCTGGACACGCTGATTTTTCAAGTGAAGTTGAAAGAATTATGAAAACTGTAGATACAGTTATTTTACTAGTTGATTCAAGTGAAGGACCAATGCCTCAAACAAGATTTGTGCTACAAAAAGCATTAGAAATCGGACTAAAACCGATTCTATTTATTAATAAGATTGATAAAAAAGATCAGAGAGCTGATGAAGTTGTTGAAGAAGTTTTAGAGTTATTTTTAGAACTAAATGCCACTGATGAACAATTAAACTTTACAACTTTATATGGAATTGCAAGAGAAGGTATTGCTCAGTATTCTTTAGATAAAAAATCAACAAACTTAAATCCATTATTTGAAACAATTGAAAAACAAATTAAAAGTTATCCACTAGCATTAGCTAATAATAACTTAGTTATGCAAGTTTCGACTCTTGCTTATGATAGTTTTATTGGTCGTTTAGGAATCGGAAGAATCTTTGAAGGAATTATCAAAGAAAATCAAACTGTTTCAGTTGTTAAAAACAATGGTTCAATAAAACAGGCAAAAATTACTAAACTAATGGTTTATCAAGGATTAAATAAAGTTGCAGTTAAACAAGCAACAGCAGGAGATATTATCACTTTTGCAGGAATAGAAGATATTTCAATTGGTGATACTATTAACGAGTTAAACATCATAAAACCACTAAAACCAATTTTAATTGAAGAACCTACTATGTCTATGAATTTTTTAGTTAACACTTCTCCTTTTGCTGGTAAAGTAGGAAAATTTGTTACTTCAAGAAATATTAAAGAACGTTTAGAACGTGAGACACAAGTTAATGTTGGTTTAAAAGTTGAACCTTTAACAAATTCTAATATTGAAGGATTTAGAGTTTTAGGACGTGGTGAACTTCATATTTCAGTTCTAATTGAAGCAATGAGAAGAGAAGGATTTGAACTAGCAGTAAGTAAACCAGAAGTGTTATTTCAAAAAGATCCGATTACCGATCAAATTCTTGAACCAATAGAAAAAGTTATTTTAAATGTTCCAAGCGAATACTCAGGTACTGTTATTAATAAATTAAACTTGAGAAAAGGTGTCATGCTTGATATGGATTCAGATGGTGTGAGAGATAAAATTACTTATTCAGTGCCTTTAAGAGGGTTAATTGGTTTTAGAAGTGAATTTACCAATGATACTCATGGTGAAGGAATTATGATCAAAAGCTTTTTAGAATATCAACCATATAAAGGTGAAATCACTAGAAGACAAAACGGAGTGTTAGTTTCAATGGCTAATGGAAAAAGTCTAGCGTATGCTTTAAACAATCTGGAAGATCGTGGAATTTTATTTATCGGTCCACAAACTGATGTTTATGAAGGAATGATTATTGGTCAGCACTCAAGAGATAATGATTTAGATGTTAATCCAACTATAAGTAAAAAATTAACTAATACTAGATCTAGTGGAACTGATGAAGCTATTAAACTAACTCCATTTAAAAAAATGAGCTTAGAAGAAGCTTTAGAATACATTCAAGCAGATGAACTAGTTGAAGTAACTCCAACTGACATTAGATTACGTAAACGTTGACTAACTCAAGTTGAAAGAAAACAACACAGAAACGATAAATATTAA
- the lepA gene encoding translation elongation factor 4 — protein sequence MDKSKIRNFSIIAHIDHGKSTLADRILELTNAVEKREMQDQLLDSMDIERERGITIKLNSVQLKYRSKDNQEYVFNLIDTPGHVDFTYEVSRSLAACEGAILVVDATQGVEAQTLANVYLAIDNNLEIIPVINKIDLSSADVERVKNEIEEVIGLDCSNAPLISAKTGLNVEDVLEAIVNQIPAPNDADDTKPLKALIFDSYYDKYLGVVMSVRLKQGTIKLGDKIKLMSNNAEYEVNSLGIKNPKIIKKDVLEAGEVGWITASIKTIKDVNVGDTITSVINPASTPLEGYKKLKPMVYCGIYPIDTNKYQDFKDALEKIELSDSSLVYEPETSQALGFGFRCGFLGLLHMEVIQERLEREYNLELIATAPSVIYKVHLTNGEILELDNPAKLPDAQKIKKIEEPFVEIKITTPVDYIGDLMNLCQNKLGIYKSIEIIDDLRRILIYQLPLAEIIFDFFNKLKSISRGYASFEYELIGYQESKLVRMDIKLNGDMVDAFSMIVNQKFAYQRGSALTLKLKELIPRQNFEVPVQATIGNKVISRETIKAYRKDVTWKLHAADKSRRKKLLEKQKEGKKKMKEIGSVEVPQEAFIAVLKLDD from the coding sequence ATGGATAAATCTAAAATTAGAAATTTTAGCATCATTGCTCATATTGATCATGGTAAATCAACTTTAGCTGATCGTATTTTAGAATTAACTAATGCAGTTGAAAAACGCGAAATGCAAGACCAACTTTTAGATTCGATGGATATTGAGCGTGAAAGAGGAATTACTATTAAACTAAATTCTGTGCAATTAAAATATAGATCTAAAGACAATCAAGAATATGTCTTTAATTTAATTGATACTCCAGGTCATGTTGATTTTACTTATGAAGTTTCACGAAGCTTAGCAGCGTGTGAAGGTGCGATTTTAGTTGTTGATGCCACTCAAGGTGTTGAAGCTCAAACCTTGGCCAATGTTTATTTAGCAATTGATAATAATTTAGAAATTATTCCTGTGATTAACAAAATTGATTTATCTAGTGCTGATGTTGAAAGAGTCAAAAATGAAATTGAAGAAGTTATTGGTCTTGATTGTAGTAATGCTCCGTTGATTTCAGCAAAAACTGGTTTAAATGTTGAAGATGTTTTAGAAGCAATTGTTAATCAAATTCCTGCCCCTAATGATGCTGATGATACTAAACCTTTAAAAGCGCTAATTTTTGATAGTTATTATGACAAGTATCTTGGTGTTGTCATGTCAGTCAGATTAAAGCAAGGAACTATTAAACTAGGTGACAAAATTAAACTTATGTCAAATAATGCTGAATATGAAGTTAACTCACTGGGAATTAAAAATCCAAAAATCATCAAAAAAGATGTTTTAGAAGCTGGTGAAGTTGGTTGAATTACTGCTTCAATTAAAACAATTAAAGATGTTAATGTTGGAGACACAATCACTAGTGTTATTAATCCAGCGTCAACACCACTAGAAGGTTATAAAAAACTAAAACCAATGGTTTATTGTGGAATTTATCCTATTGATACTAATAAATATCAAGATTTTAAAGACGCTTTAGAAAAAATTGAACTATCTGATTCATCTTTAGTTTATGAACCTGAAACCAGTCAAGCATTAGGATTTGGTTTTAGGTGTGGTTTTTTAGGATTATTGCATATGGAAGTGATTCAAGAAAGATTAGAAAGAGAATATAATCTTGAATTAATTGCTACTGCTCCTAGTGTAATTTATAAAGTTCATTTAACAAACGGTGAAATCTTAGAATTAGATAACCCCGCAAAATTACCTGATGCTCAAAAAATTAAAAAAATTGAAGAACCTTTTGTTGAAATTAAAATTACAACTCCAGTTGATTACATTGGAGATTTAATGAATTTATGTCAAAATAAATTAGGTATTTATAAGAGCATAGAAATTATTGATGATCTCAGAAGAATTCTTATTTATCAATTGCCATTAGCTGAAATTATTTTTGATTTTTTTAATAAATTAAAATCCATTTCTAGAGGTTATGCTTCATTTGAATATGAACTAATCGGATATCAAGAATCTAAATTAGTTCGTATGGATATCAAATTAAATGGTGATATGGTTGATGCTTTTTCAATGATTGTTAACCAAAAATTTGCTTATCAAAGAGGATCTGCTCTTACCTTAAAATTAAAAGAACTAATTCCAAGACAAAATTTTGAAGTACCAGTTCAAGCGACCATCGGAAATAAAGTTATTTCTAGAGAAACAATTAAAGCTTATAGAAAAGATGTTACTTGAAAGTTGCATGCAGCTGATAAATCGCGTCGTAAAAAACTATTAGAAAAACAAAAAGAAGGTAAGAAAAAAATGAAAGAAATTGGTTCTGTTGAAGTGCCACAAGAAGCATTCATTGCAGTGTTAAAATTAGATGACTAA
- a CDS encoding alpha/beta hydrolase, translated as MKELAYNFQIQAIDGREIKTYIWITNKQPKAVIHLIATGAEQILSYTKFAKRMNKQNIIVICSSLKGFEKPDEISSKDPVFFNYFNGWKLIVEELKSVNDYVKKTYKHLPLFLIAHALGSIFAKAYAIKYSETIDGLILSSFIEFNKLNLLVNNLWLFLIEISAGKKYPCTFKQNLFLKRFKRLMKKERNIENNEIFKKYLELMQDPLLTKVFSVCALRDVYKCMIFNNLTNNIKFIRQNLPILLLANNNSYTKPQMYAKMSENQLKTLLKNDCFAHYIIFDNSKDKVFDEQINTDLEQNIMWFINKYSKKFDW; from the coding sequence ATGAAAGAACTAGCATATAACTTTCAAATTCAAGCAATTGATGGACGAGAAATTAAAACATATATTTGAATAACTAATAAACAACCTAAAGCAGTTATTCATTTAATTGCAACTGGAGCTGAACAAATTTTAAGTTATACAAAATTTGCAAAAAGAATGAATAAGCAAAATATTATTGTTATTTGCTCATCACTAAAAGGCTTTGAAAAACCTGATGAAATAAGCAGTAAAGATCCAGTATTTTTCAATTATTTTAATGGATGAAAATTGATTGTCGAAGAGTTAAAATCAGTTAATGATTATGTTAAAAAAACTTATAAACATCTACCATTATTTTTAATTGCTCATGCTCTTGGAAGTATTTTTGCCAAAGCTTATGCTATTAAATATTCAGAAACAATTGATGGATTAATATTATCTTCTTTTATTGAGTTTAATAAACTTAACTTACTAGTAAATAATTTATGATTATTTTTAATAGAAATTTCTGCTGGAAAAAAATATCCCTGCACGTTTAAACAAAATTTATTTTTAAAAAGATTTAAAAGATTAATGAAAAAAGAACGCAATATTGAAAATAATGAAATCTTTAAAAAATATTTAGAGTTAATGCAAGATCCACTTTTAACTAAAGTATTTAGCGTTTGTGCATTACGTGATGTTTATAAATGCATGATATTTAATAATTTAACAAATAATATAAAATTTATAAGACAAAACTTACCTATATTATTATTAGCTAACAACAATAGTTATACAAAACCTCAAATGTATGCAAAAATGTCTGAAAACCAATTAAAAACATTGTTAAAAAATGATTGTTTTGCTCATTATATTATTTTTGATAATTCTAAAGACAAGGTGTTTGATGAACAAATTAATACTGATTTAGAACAAAACATTATGTGATTTATAAATAAATATAGTAAAAAATTTGACTGATAG
- a CDS encoding viroplasmin family protein: MSNQKFYAVKQGRKPGIYTSWEQTKLQVDKFANAEFKAFSNKQDALDYLNYKNKQTITKPAKNTISTDKNSAIAYTDGSYDVESKTYSFGAVVIFNNKQVHISQRFNDSKTAELRNVAGELLAAMHVTQFCLDNNIKDLKIYHDYQGVSKWVTQEWQANKEFTKKYKEYMQNKQKQINISFEWVKAHSNNKYNELADRLAFNATYKLVLKEV; this comes from the coding sequence ATGTCTAATCAAAAATTTTATGCAGTTAAACAAGGACGCAAGCCTGGAATATATACTTCTTGAGAGCAAACAAAACTTCAAGTTGATAAGTTTGCTAATGCTGAATTTAAAGCTTTTTCAAACAAACAAGACGCTTTAGATTATCTTAATTATAAAAATAAGCAAACTATAACTAAACCAGCAAAAAATACCATTAGTACTGATAAAAATTCAGCTATTGCCTATACTGATGGTAGTTATGATGTTGAATCTAAAACTTATTCATTTGGTGCTGTTGTTATTTTTAATAATAAACAAGTACATATTAGTCAGAGATTTAATGATTCTAAAACTGCTGAGCTTAGAAATGTTGCTGGAGAATTGCTAGCTGCTATGCATGTTACTCAATTTTGTTTAGACAACAATATCAAAGATTTAAAAATTTATCATGATTATCAAGGAGTTAGTAAGTGAGTAACTCAGGAATGACAAGCAAATAAAGAATTTACTAAAAAATATAAAGAGTATATGCAAAACAAACAAAAGCAAATAAATATTTCTTTTGAATGAGTAAAAGCTCATAGTAATAATAAGTATAATGAACTAGCTGATAGATTAGCTTTTAATGCAACATACAAGCTTGTTTTAAAAGAGGTTTAG
- the proS gene encoding proline--tRNA ligase yields the protein MVKQLDKITPRNFDFAKWYTDIVINAKLASYGAVKGTMIFRPYGYAIWELIQKHLDLEFKKIKVQNVYFPLLIPESLFNREKDHIEGFSPEIATVTKVGDKQLEEVLFIRPTSEVLMMDFFSNEVNSYRDLPLIYNQWCNVMRWEKTTRPFLRTSEFLWQEGHTVHNSYNEAEEFTLKVLQIYKNFAQKILLLPVIAGKKTVKEKFAGAKDTYTIESLMFDGQALQCGTSHFFADNFSKAYDIKFQNKDGQLEYAYSTSWGVSTRLIGAIIMTHSDDNGLILPSSISPIQVQIIQIKNTDQIQKVAKQIKKQLANYRTEIDDTDKSFGFKISEAEIKGIPIRIEIGPRDLENHQLTISRRDDQTNKIKVDINNVVSSVDQMIKDYDNSLYQKALQNRESKTFTADSIEQYIEILKQNQGFVLVPFCGDITCENDVKQKTSTNSRCIAFDVEQTKSKCFNCKKDSQLKVYFARAY from the coding sequence ATGGTAAAGCAATTAGATAAGATAACACCTCGTAATTTTGATTTTGCAAAATGATATACAGATATTGTTATTAATGCAAAACTAGCAAGTTATGGAGCTGTTAAAGGAACAATGATTTTCAGACCTTATGGTTATGCTATTTGAGAATTAATTCAAAAACATTTAGATCTTGAATTTAAAAAAATAAAAGTTCAAAATGTCTACTTTCCACTTTTAATTCCAGAATCTTTGTTTAATAGAGAAAAAGATCATATTGAAGGTTTTTCTCCAGAAATTGCTACTGTCACAAAAGTTGGAGACAAACAACTTGAAGAAGTTTTATTTATCAGACCAACAAGTGAAGTGTTGATGATGGATTTTTTTAGCAACGAAGTTAACTCATATAGAGATCTGCCTTTAATTTACAATCAGTGATGTAATGTTATGCGTTGAGAAAAAACAACAAGACCATTTTTAAGAACTAGTGAATTTTTATGACAAGAAGGACACACTGTTCACAATTCTTATAATGAAGCTGAAGAATTTACTTTGAAAGTATTACAGATCTATAAGAATTTTGCTCAAAAGATTCTATTACTACCAGTAATTGCTGGTAAAAAAACTGTAAAGGAAAAATTTGCAGGAGCAAAAGACACTTATACAATCGAATCATTAATGTTTGATGGTCAAGCTTTGCAATGTGGAACTTCACATTTTTTTGCTGATAATTTCTCAAAAGCTTATGACATTAAATTTCAAAATAAAGATGGTCAACTAGAATATGCTTATTCGACTAGTTGAGGAGTTTCAACTCGTTTAATTGGAGCAATTATTATGACTCATAGTGATGATAATGGTTTAATATTACCAAGCTCAATTTCACCTATTCAAGTTCAAATTATTCAAATTAAAAACACTGATCAAATTCAAAAGGTTGCAAAACAAATAAAAAAACAACTAGCAAATTATCGAACTGAAATTGATGATACTGACAAAAGCTTTGGATTTAAGATCAGTGAAGCTGAAATTAAAGGTATTCCTATTAGAATTGAGATTGGTCCTCGTGATCTTGAAAATCATCAGTTAACTATTTCAAGACGTGATGATCAAACTAACAAGATTAAAGTTGATATCAACAATGTTGTATCAAGTGTTGATCAGATGATTAAAGATTATGATAATTCACTTTATCAAAAAGCTTTGCAAAATAGAGAGTCAAAAACATTTACTGCTGATTCAATTGAACAATACATTGAAATTTTAAAACAAAATCAAGGTTTTGTTTTAGTGCCTTTTTGTGGTGATATAACTTGTGAAAATGATGTAAAACAAAAGACCTCAACAAACTCTAGATGTATTGCTTTTGATGTTGAGCAAACTAAATCTAAGTGTTTTAATTGTAAAAAAGACTCACAATTAAAAGTCTATTTTGCCAGAGCTTATTAA